The genomic DNA TGTCGTCCGGGTACTGGCAGTATCTCAACCCCAAGTATTCCTGGCTGACCCTGGCCGCCGGGGCCTGCGTGATCGCGCTCGGTTTTGGCGCACTCTTCGACCTGCACCGGCGGCGCAAGGCGACCGAGTTGGGGGCCGTGATCGTGTTTCTCTTCCTGGCCGGGGCCAGCCAGACACTGCCCGACCTGCTCTTCGAACCTGTTGCGGCCATCCCGCAGCGGGGCGGTCTGACATTTTCGGACGAGTATGCGGACGGCTTTGATGTGGAGCCGACCGTGTCCTTTGGCGGTCAGGAGTATGTCAGGATCAACGCCGCGGAACTGATCGCGGGCGAGTCCGGGGGCTGGACGCAGGAGGGCGGGCGGTACGCGGTCCAGGGGAGCCTGGCCAGGACGCCGGAGTTGGACAGGGCCGGACTGGTGGCCGTGACCCGGCTCTTCATTTCCTGCTGCTTTGCCGATGCGGCGGGCGTGGTCGCCCTGGTCCGGGTGGATGATCCCGCGTCGCTTACGCCCGGCACCTGGGTCAGCGTCATGGGGCGGCTTGTCCCGGCCCCGCCCCTGCCCGAGACCGAGATAGCCATCTATGGCGCGCTGACGGCCATCCGCAGCGACCGTTTCATCCTGGACGCCGAAAACGTCGAAACCCCGGCATTCACCGGGGTTCCCTACCTGTTCGAGATCAATTCACAACAGCCTTTCGCCTATTGAAGAGTGGTCAGCCGCTCTTGGCCGCTTTGCCGCTGCACACCGAGCAGACGCCATCCAGCCGCAGATCGACGCTGCTGATGCGCATGGGCAGGGCATTGCCCAACGCCTTCTGGTCAAAGTGCAGGGTGTCGTTGTCCACGCACTGCACCTCGCCGCACTGCGTACAGTGGAAATGGCTGTGGCCGTTGGGCCAGCGCCCGCCTCGGGCGCAGTAGCGCACGGCTCGTTCCGTGGAGTTGATCCGGTTGACTGCGCCGTTTTCGGCCAGCAGGTCGAGTATCCGGTAGACCGTGACCCGGTTGAGCCGATGCTCGGCCAGGACACGCTCATAGACTTCACGGGCGGTGAGCGGGTGATGGCTCCCGGCCACGGTCGAGAGCACCAGGATGCGGTTGAGGGTCGGCTCAAGGCCGGTCTGGGCCAGAAAGGAACGCGCTGCGGCGTGGGCGTCCGGGGTGTGCATTGCTCATGTTCTCCTGAGACAGTGTCGGGGTCGGGACAGTGTAGAGGAACTCCGCGCGATTATCCAGTCCCTGGCAAGGCTGTCGGCGTTTGCCGCGCATTGTCGGTGGTTGGCGGCGGCGCGGGAGGCGCGTTCCTCCCGCGTCGCCGTTGTCTTGTGCTAGCGCGCGGCCTGGCTGATGGCCTGTGCGGCGTGGAGCATGGTGGCGGCCCAGTCCTCGGCCAGGGGGTCGAGTTCGGCGGTTTTTGCCCCGATCTCGGCGGCGATGACCGCCGCGCTTTTTTCCGAGAACTGGGGCTGGACAAAGATCACCCTGATGCCCAGGTCGCGGCCCTGTTTGATGATCTGCGAAAGACCCTTGGGGCTTGGCTCCTTGCCCTGGGATTCGATGGGGATCTGGGTCAGGCCGTATTGGTGGGCGAAATAG from Pseudodesulfovibrio aespoeensis Aspo-2 includes the following:
- a CDS encoding TIGR03943 family putative permease subunit, translating into MVWLFRFTEACLLAAMGAFMVALALSSGYWQYLNPKYSWLTLAAGACVIALGFGALFDLHRRRKATELGAVIVFLFLAGASQTLPDLLFEPVAAIPQRGGLTFSDEYADGFDVEPTVSFGGQEYVRINAAELIAGESGGWTQEGGRYAVQGSLARTPELDRAGLVAVTRLFISCCFADAAGVVALVRVDDPASLTPGTWVSVMGRLVPAPPLPETEIAIYGALTAIRSDRFILDAENVETPAFTGVPYLFEINSQQPFAY
- a CDS encoding Fur family transcriptional regulator produces the protein MHTPDAHAAARSFLAQTGLEPTLNRILVLSTVAGSHHPLTAREVYERVLAEHRLNRVTVYRILDLLAENGAVNRINSTERAVRYCARGGRWPNGHSHFHCTQCGEVQCVDNDTLHFDQKALGNALPMRISSVDLRLDGVCSVCSGKAAKSG